From Xenopus tropicalis strain Nigerian chromosome 3, UCB_Xtro_10.0, whole genome shotgun sequence, the proteins below share one genomic window:
- the suv39h2 gene encoding histone-lysine N-methyltransferase SUV39H2 isoform X1, translating into MLICTNIGITRKNLNNYEVEYLCDYRIEKGVEKFFVKWKGWPESCNTWEPTRNLKCPTLLKQFYSDLYNYFCALKPNKKGFLKNSIKSLDPSLSDYIVKKAKQRIALRRWEEELNRKKTHSGTLFVENTVDLEGPPMDFYYINDYKASPGVNTLGEAIVGCDCSDCFKGKCCPTEAGVLFAYNEHRQIKIPPGRPIYECNSRCKCGPDCPNRVVQKGPPYSLCIFRTDNGRGWGVKTLQKIKKNSFVMEYVGEVITSEEAERRGQQYDSRGITYLFDLDYEADEFTVDAARYGNVSHFVNHSCDPNLQVFNVFIDNLDVRLPRIALFSTRNIKAGEELTFDYQMKGSGDLSTDSIDMSPAKKRVRIACKCGAATCRGYLN; encoded by the exons ATGCTCATTTGTACAAACATTGGAATTACCaggaaaaatttaaataattatgaAGTAGAATATCTATGTGACTACAGGATTGAAAAG ggtgTAGAAAAATTCTTTGTGAAGTGGAAGGGATGGCCAGAGTCTTGTAATACTTGGGAGCCTACAAGAAACTTGAAATGCCCAACGCTTTTAAAACAGTTTTACAGTGACCTTTACAATTATTTCTGTGCACTTAAACCAAATAAAAAAGGGTTCCTTAAAAACAGCATTAAGTCTTTGGACCCTTCTCTTTCTGACTATATAGTCAAAAAGGCTAAACAGAGGATTGCTTTACGGCGCTGGGAAGAAGAGCTGAACAGGAAAAAAACCCATAGTGGTACTCTTTTTGTTGAAAATACTGTCGATTTAGAGGGTCCTCCTATGGACTTTTACTATATCAATGATTACAAGGCCTCTCCTGGAGTTAACACATTGGGTGAAGCCATTGTTGGCTGTGACTGCTCGGATTGCTTTAAAGGCAAATGTTGTCCCACAGAAGCAGGAGTCCTCTTTGCATATAATGAACACAGGCAAATAAAAATCCCACCAGGAAGACCAATTTATGAATGCAATTCAAGATGCAAATGTGGTCCGGATTGTCCTAACAGGGTGGTGCAAAAGGGGCCACCCTATTCCTTATGCATCTTTAGGACAGACAATGGTCGTGGCTGGGGAGTAAAGACActccaaaaaataaagaaaaatagtttTGTGATGGAGTATGTTGGCGAG GTAATAACAAGTGAGGAGGCAGAGCGAAGGGGTCAACAGTATGACAGCAGAGGGATCACATATCTGTTTGATCTAGACTATGAGGCAGATGAGTTTACAGTTGATGCAGCTCGATATGGGAACGTCTCGCATTTTGTGAATCACAGT TGTGATCCAAACCTTCAGGTATTTAATGTCTTCATTGATAATCTTGATGTACGTCTTCCACGTATTGCGTTGTTTTCAACCAGAAACATCAAGGCTGGAGAAGAACTTACATTTGATTACCAAATGAAAG GTTCTGGGGACCTTAGCACAGATTCTATTGATATGAGCCCTGCCAAGAAAAGAGTGAGGATAGCTTGCAAATGTGGAGCTGCCACCTGCCGTGGATACCTTAATTAA
- the suv39h2 gene encoding histone-lysine N-methyltransferase SUV39H2 (The RefSeq protein has 1 substitution compared to this genomic sequence), which translates to MAAARGAWCVPCLASIETLQELCRKEMLICTNIGITRKNLNNYEVEYLCDYRIEKGVEKFFVKWKGWPESCNTWEPTRNLKCPTLLKQFYSDLYNYFCALKPNKKGFLKNSIKSLDPSLSDYIVKKAKQRIALRRWEEELNRKKTHSGTLFVENTVDLEGPPMDFYYINDYKASPGVNTLGEAIVGCDCSDCFKGKCCPTEAGVLFAYNEHRQIKIPPGRPIYECNSRCKCGPDCPNRVVQKGPPYSLCIFRTDNGRGWGVKTLQKIKKNSFVMEYVGEVITSEEAERRGQQYDSRGITYLFDLDYEADEFTVDAARYGNVSHFVNHSCDPNLQVFNVFIDNLDVRLPRIALFSTRNIKAGEELTFDYQMKGSGDFSTDSIDMSPAKKRVRIACKCGAATCRGYLN; encoded by the exons ATGGCTGCAGCGCGTGGAG CTTGGTGTGTGCCATGCCTTGCTTCCATCGAAACATTGCAGGAGTTGTGCAGGAAAGAAATGCTCATTTGTACAAACATTGGAATTACCaggaaaaatttaaataattatgaAGTAGAATATCTATGTGACTACAGGATTGAAAAG ggtgTAGAAAAATTCTTTGTGAAGTGGAAGGGATGGCCAGAGTCTTGTAATACTTGGGAGCCTACAAGAAACTTGAAATGCCCAACGCTTTTAAAACAGTTTTACAGTGACCTTTACAATTATTTCTGTGCACTTAAACCAAATAAAAAAGGGTTCCTTAAAAACAGCATTAAGTCTTTGGACCCTTCTCTTTCTGACTATATAGTCAAAAAGGCTAAACAGAGGATTGCTTTACGGCGCTGGGAAGAAGAGCTGAACAGGAAAAAAACCCATAGTGGTACTCTTTTTGTTGAAAATACTGTCGATTTAGAGGGTCCTCCTATGGACTTTTACTATATCAATGATTACAAGGCCTCTCCTGGAGTTAACACATTGGGTGAAGCCATTGTTGGCTGTGACTGCTCGGATTGCTTTAAAGGCAAATGTTGTCCCACAGAAGCAGGAGTCCTCTTTGCATATAATGAACACAGGCAAATAAAAATCCCACCAGGAAGACCAATTTATGAATGCAATTCAAGATGCAAATGTGGTCCGGATTGTCCTAACAGGGTGGTGCAAAAGGGGCCACCCTATTCCTTATGCATCTTTAGGACAGACAATGGTCGTGGCTGGGGAGTAAAGACActccaaaaaataaagaaaaatagtttTGTGATGGAGTATGTTGGCGAG GTAATAACAAGTGAGGAGGCAGAGCGAAGGGGTCAACAGTATGACAGCAGAGGGATCACATATCTGTTTGATCTAGACTATGAGGCAGATGAGTTTACAGTTGATGCAGCTCGATATGGGAACGTCTCGCATTTTGTGAATCACAGT TGTGATCCAAACCTTCAGGTATTTAATGTCTTCATTGATAATCTTGATGTACGTCTTCCACGTATTGCGTTGTTTTCAACCAGAAACATCAAGGCTGGAGAAGAACTTACATTTGATTACCAAATGAAAG GTTCTGGGGACCTTAGCACAGATTCTATTGATATGAGCCCTGCCAAGAAAAGAGTGAGGATAGCTTGCAAATGTGGAGCTGCCACCTGCCGTGGATACCTTAATTAA